A genomic window from Ruegeria sp. TM1040 includes:
- a CDS encoding mannose-1-phosphate guanylyltransferase/mannose-6-phosphate isomerase translates to MFVAAKLEGAVRQVIHPILLCGGSGTRLWPLSRKSYPKQFAPLVGDITLFQSSAQRLAGEGFASPMVVTNSDFRFIVTQQMAEVGIDPGAILIEPEGRNTAPAVLAAALFLQKHDPDGLMLVAPSDHVVPDSEAFRAAIAAAEPAAQAGQLVTFGIKPDRPETGYGYLELASKPEDFEPKVIGLKRFVEKPDLDTAKDMLRSGNFLWNAGIFLFSVESIIQAFKAHCPHMLVSVQTALDLGEHDLGFLRLDPDAWSGAEDISIDYAVMERAENLAVVPYAGGWTDLGGWDAVWREGVPDQDGVVIHGRASAIDCTDSLLRSEDERLEVVGIGLKNIITVAMPDAVLVADVSRAQDVKKAVETLKAKSVRQAEAFPKDHRPWGWFESLIVGERFQVKRIHVNPGAALSLQSHHHRSEHWIVVEGTARVTVDDTVSLVTENQSIYVPLGAVHRMENPGKVPMVLIEVQTGSYLGEDDIIRYEDVYARA, encoded by the coding sequence ATGTTCGTCGCAGCTAAGTTAGAAGGGGCAGTGCGTCAGGTGATACATCCTATTTTGCTATGCGGAGGCTCAGGAACGCGGCTGTGGCCTTTGTCGCGAAAAAGCTACCCCAAACAATTTGCGCCTCTTGTTGGGGACATCACGCTTTTTCAATCATCAGCTCAGCGCTTGGCCGGAGAGGGCTTTGCCTCTCCGATGGTTGTAACCAATTCTGACTTTAGGTTTATTGTAACCCAACAAATGGCAGAAGTGGGTATTGACCCGGGTGCCATTTTGATTGAACCGGAAGGTCGAAACACTGCACCTGCAGTTCTGGCAGCTGCTCTCTTTCTCCAGAAACACGATCCTGATGGGCTGATGCTTGTAGCGCCGTCTGATCATGTTGTACCAGATTCAGAGGCGTTTCGTGCAGCCATTGCAGCCGCAGAGCCTGCGGCACAAGCAGGGCAACTGGTTACATTTGGGATAAAGCCGGACCGTCCAGAGACTGGCTATGGGTATCTTGAGCTTGCTAGTAAGCCTGAAGATTTTGAGCCTAAAGTTATTGGTCTGAAGCGGTTCGTCGAGAAACCAGATTTAGACACTGCCAAAGACATGCTCCGATCTGGAAACTTCTTATGGAATGCAGGTATCTTCTTGTTTTCCGTTGAGAGCATAATCCAAGCGTTTAAAGCTCACTGCCCACATATGTTAGTGTCTGTCCAAACGGCATTAGATCTTGGAGAGCATGATCTCGGCTTCTTGCGACTTGATCCTGATGCTTGGTCAGGCGCCGAAGACATCTCCATTGACTATGCCGTCATGGAGCGGGCAGAAAATCTTGCTGTTGTTCCCTATGCAGGTGGCTGGACTGACCTAGGCGGTTGGGATGCGGTTTGGCGTGAAGGAGTTCCGGATCAGGATGGCGTCGTCATTCACGGTCGGGCCAGTGCAATAGACTGCACGGACAGCTTGCTACGCTCCGAAGATGAACGTCTTGAGGTTGTCGGTATTGGCCTCAAGAATATTATTACGGTCGCTATGCCAGACGCAGTGCTTGTAGCTGATGTTTCCCGTGCTCAAGATGTGAAAAAGGCTGTTGAAACACTAAAAGCAAAATCTGTTCGACAAGCTGAAGCGTTTCCCAAAGATCATCGCCCTTGGGGGTGGTTTGAAAGTCTTATTGTAGGCGAGCGGTTTCAAGTAAAACGCATTCACGTCAATCCAGGTGCTGCCTTGTCTCTACAAAGCCACCATCACCGTTCTGAGCACTGGATTGTTGTCGAAGGAACTGCGCGAGTTACCGTAGATGATACAGTCAGTTTAGTAACGGAGAACCAGTCCATCTATGTTCCGCTTGGAGCAGTTCACAGAATGGAAAACCCTGGGAAGGTGCCCATGGTGCTTATCGAAGTACAGACGGGTAGCTACCTTGGTGAAGACGACATCATCCGCTACGAAGACGTGTACGCGAGGGCCTAG
- a CDS encoding helix-turn-helix domain-containing protein: MPHPVDIHVGKRIRTRRWTVDETQKYLAEKVGVKCQQIQNYEVASNRVSASRLWDISKVLGVDVTYFFEGFDPRQETSDTHEFHRTASQEKEAIALVQSYYKIPKHQRPIFLQLAKSLTDNTPAD; the protein is encoded by the coding sequence ATGCCGCACCCGGTAGATATTCATGTCGGGAAACGCATTCGAACCCGGCGTTGGACAGTCGACGAGACGCAAAAGTATCTTGCGGAAAAAGTTGGGGTCAAGTGTCAGCAAATACAGAATTATGAGGTGGCATCGAACCGTGTCAGTGCCTCTCGACTATGGGATATCTCAAAGGTTCTTGGCGTAGATGTGACGTATTTCTTCGAAGGTTTTGATCCGAGACAGGAGACATCCGACACGCATGAATTTCATAGAACCGCATCTCAAGAGAAGGAAGCCATCGCACTTGTGCAGAGCTACTACAAGATCCCGAAACATCAGCGACCCATTTTCCTCCAGCTTGCCAAAAGCTTAACGGACAACACACCCGCAGACTAG
- a CDS encoding ParB/RepB/Spo0J family partition protein — protein MAKRKRLTPAQPTYLSGNEKAGASAPGPLSMGAAPIAQVASDTSASAALEELSGVLERARTKGLMIEELPLGAIDETYLVRDRIVQGEDDMQGLMESLKARGQHTPIEVVKREDAHGEKTHGLISGWRRLTALRRLYEETSDPKFATIKALVVRPESAADAYLAMVEENEIRVNLSHYERARIAVQALAEGVYPDQRKALLGLFQNVPRAKRSKIASFVTLVEALDDVLRYPTAIPEKLGLGLARAFAQTPQFAQEVAQKLRERPCVDAEGEQALLSDLLAAHEQSGIADVTETPPAVSDPEETPQTPPTSDSPTLMPQVRSLDPVDQNENSEQGSMPVSTGVHLDYSPSHQRIELTGPGVDTALLTALKDWLRQR, from the coding sequence ATGGCAAAACGCAAACGGCTGACCCCAGCCCAGCCCACCTATCTCAGCGGCAATGAAAAAGCTGGGGCCAGTGCCCCTGGTCCGCTCTCGATGGGGGCGGCTCCAATTGCGCAAGTGGCGTCTGATACCTCGGCGTCGGCGGCGCTCGAAGAACTCTCCGGTGTGCTGGAGCGTGCCCGAACCAAGGGGCTGATGATCGAAGAACTGCCGCTTGGCGCGATCGACGAGACCTACCTTGTGCGGGACCGCATCGTGCAGGGCGAAGATGACATGCAAGGGCTTATGGAGTCGCTCAAGGCGCGCGGCCAGCATACTCCAATCGAGGTGGTCAAACGCGAAGACGCTCACGGTGAGAAAACCCATGGGCTGATCTCCGGCTGGCGGCGTTTGACGGCGCTGCGCAGACTCTATGAAGAGACATCAGATCCCAAGTTCGCCACCATCAAGGCGTTGGTGGTGCGTCCCGAGAGCGCGGCGGATGCCTATCTGGCGATGGTCGAGGAAAACGAAATCCGGGTGAACCTCAGCCATTATGAGCGCGCCCGTATCGCGGTGCAGGCTTTGGCCGAAGGGGTCTATCCGGATCAACGCAAGGCGCTCCTGGGGCTGTTTCAAAACGTGCCCCGTGCCAAGCGCTCCAAGATTGCGAGCTTTGTGACGCTGGTCGAGGCGTTGGACGATGTGCTGCGCTATCCCACCGCGATCCCCGAAAAGCTAGGGCTGGGACTGGCGCGCGCTTTTGCGCAAACTCCGCAATTTGCACAGGAAGTAGCGCAGAAGCTGAGAGAGCGTCCCTGTGTCGATGCCGAGGGAGAACAGGCACTTCTGAGCGACCTCCTTGCTGCGCATGAGCAAAGTGGAATCGCGGATGTAACTGAAACACCCCCTGCAGTATCTGATCCCGAAGAAACGCCCCAGACTCCTCCCACCTCGGACAGCCCTACTCTCATGCCGCAGGTACGCAGTTTGGATCCGGTTGATCAGAACGAAAATAGTGAACAGGGGAGCATGCCCGTAAGCACTGGTGTACACCTAGATTATTCTCCTTCCCATCAGCGTATCGAGCTAACTGGTCCAGGTGTTGATACGGCTCTGTTGACTGCCCTCAAAGACTGGCTGCGACAGCGTTGA
- a CDS encoding sigma-70 family RNA polymerase sigma factor yields the protein MQTLLTDTNDIENAIMRVGLGDRAAFSFLYDATSAKLFGVCLRVLGDRAEAEDTLQDVFVKVWHKADRYKANGYSPMTWLITLTRNTAIDRLRARKAGNVDIDDAHDLSDGSPTPEAEAIASSERQRLNACFEELQADRSEAVRRAYLDGDSYKDLAARYDVPLNTMRTWLHRSLLTLKDCLSR from the coding sequence ATGCAGACCCTTTTGACCGATACCAATGATATCGAAAACGCGATCATGCGTGTGGGCCTTGGGGATCGGGCGGCGTTTTCTTTCCTGTATGATGCGACCTCTGCGAAACTTTTTGGCGTCTGCCTCCGTGTCTTGGGAGATAGGGCTGAAGCTGAGGACACGCTGCAAGATGTTTTTGTGAAGGTCTGGCACAAAGCAGACCGGTATAAAGCCAATGGCTACAGTCCGATGACTTGGCTGATCACCTTGACGCGGAACACGGCCATTGACCGTCTGCGGGCTCGAAAAGCGGGCAACGTGGACATCGACGATGCGCACGATCTGTCGGACGGGTCACCGACACCCGAGGCGGAGGCGATAGCCTCGTCGGAACGACAAAGGCTGAATGCCTGCTTTGAAGAACTTCAAGCAGATAGATCAGAAGCGGTGCGCCGGGCCTATCTGGACGGCGACAGCTATAAAGACCTCGCGGCACGATACGATGTTCCGCTGAACACAATGCGAACCTGGCTGCACCGCAGCCTGCTGACACTAAAGGACTGCCTGAGCCGATGA
- the msrB gene encoding peptide-methionine (R)-S-oxide reductase MsrB, whose product MKRRTLIAGMLCSAAVPLRAAEGPFEITRSEAEWRAMLTDVEYAVMREEATETAFSSPLDTETRSGTFHCKGCDLPLYSSAHKYDSGTGWPSFWQSLPNAVGTKPDNSLFATRTEVHCRRCGSHLGHIFEDGPQPTGKRHCLNGVSLAFRT is encoded by the coding sequence ATGAAACGCCGGACACTAATCGCCGGGATGTTGTGCTCTGCCGCTGTGCCGCTGCGCGCCGCTGAAGGACCTTTCGAGATCACACGATCCGAGGCCGAATGGCGCGCGATGCTGACGGATGTGGAATATGCCGTGATGCGTGAAGAGGCGACGGAGACGGCTTTTTCCAGCCCCTTGGATACCGAAACCCGCTCAGGCACCTTTCACTGCAAAGGCTGCGATCTCCCGCTTTATAGCTCTGCCCACAAGTATGACAGCGGCACCGGTTGGCCGAGCTTTTGGCAAAGCCTGCCAAACGCCGTGGGCACCAAGCCCGACAACAGCCTTTTTGCCACCCGGACAGAAGTGCATTGCCGCCGCTGTGGCTCTCACCTGGGCCACATCTTTGAGGACGGGCCGCAGCCAACCGGCAAACGACATTGTCTCAATGGCGTCAGCCTGGCCTTCCGCACCTGA
- a CDS encoding UDP-glucose dehydrogenase family protein, whose protein sequence is MRIAMIGTGYVGLVSGVCFSDFGHDVTCVDKDATKVARLQAGEAPIYEPGLEDLMARNVAAGRLSFTDDLATAVATADAVFIAVGTPTRRGDGHADLTYVMAASEEIAAALQGYTVVVTKSTVPVGTNRQVKQVIAKSNPAAEFDVASNPEFLREGAAIDDFMRPDRVVVGVQNERAAEVMAEIYRPLYLRDFPILTTDLESAEMIKYAANAFLATKITFINEIAGLCERVGADVKEVSHGMGLDGRIGNKFLHAGPGYGGSCFPKDTAALARIGQDHGYPMQITETVMRVNHEIKARMLEKLRDACDGSFNGKTITILGVTFKPNTDDMREAPSLTIVPALIGGGAKVRVVDPQGEAEGRDLLPGVKWEEDPYKAARNADLVVLLTEWNEFRALDLKALARKMAQPRMVDLRNIYTAKSARQAGFETYMSVGR, encoded by the coding sequence ATGCGCATTGCAATGATTGGCACCGGATATGTCGGATTGGTCTCCGGCGTCTGCTTCTCCGATTTCGGCCATGATGTGACCTGCGTCGACAAGGACGCAACAAAGGTCGCGCGCCTGCAAGCAGGCGAGGCGCCGATCTACGAACCCGGGCTTGAGGATCTGATGGCTCGCAATGTCGCAGCCGGGCGGCTATCATTCACTGATGATCTGGCCACCGCCGTTGCCACAGCTGATGCGGTGTTCATCGCGGTCGGAACGCCGACGCGGCGCGGCGATGGTCATGCTGATCTTACGTATGTGATGGCCGCCAGCGAAGAGATCGCCGCCGCCCTGCAGGGCTATACCGTGGTGGTGACCAAGTCCACCGTGCCGGTGGGCACCAACCGGCAGGTGAAACAGGTGATCGCCAAATCAAACCCAGCGGCAGAGTTTGACGTGGCCTCCAATCCGGAATTCCTGCGCGAAGGAGCGGCGATTGATGACTTCATGCGCCCGGACCGGGTGGTGGTGGGGGTGCAAAACGAACGCGCGGCCGAGGTCATGGCAGAGATCTACCGGCCACTTTACCTGCGCGATTTCCCGATCCTCACCACCGATCTCGAAAGCGCCGAGATGATCAAATATGCTGCCAATGCATTCCTGGCGACCAAGATCACCTTCATCAACGAGATCGCAGGCCTCTGTGAACGGGTGGGGGCCGACGTCAAGGAGGTCTCGCACGGGATGGGGCTGGACGGGCGCATCGGCAATAAGTTCCTGCATGCAGGCCCCGGCTATGGTGGGTCGTGCTTTCCAAAGGACACCGCCGCGCTGGCCCGCATTGGCCAGGATCATGGCTATCCGATGCAGATCACCGAAACGGTGATGCGCGTCAATCACGAGATTAAGGCGCGGATGCTTGAGAAACTGCGTGACGCCTGCGACGGCAGTTTCAACGGCAAGACCATCACGATTTTGGGCGTGACGTTCAAACCCAATACCGATGACATGCGCGAGGCGCCGAGCCTCACCATCGTGCCAGCCCTCATCGGCGGCGGCGCCAAGGTGCGGGTGGTGGACCCGCAGGGCGAAGCAGAGGGGCGCGATCTCCTGCCTGGCGTCAAATGGGAAGAGGATCCCTACAAGGCTGCGCGCAATGCCGATCTGGTGGTGTTGCTGACCGAATGGAATGAATTCCGCGCCCTCGATCTCAAGGCTCTGGCGCGAAAGATGGCACAACCTCGCATGGTTGACCTGCGTAATATCTATACCGCCAAGTCTGCCCGTCAGGCAGGTTTTGAAACCTATATGTCAGTAGGGCGCTGA
- a CDS encoding GDP-mannose 4,6-dehydratase, with amino-acid sequence MRTALITGTAGFIGYHLATYLLASGWQVVGLDCLSPYYDIALKRRRHAMLEVNDNFIPVIGKLEDPGRLMGLLADHKPNAVIHLAAQAGVRHSIDAPRDYLEANLIGTFEVLEAARAHPPEHIMIASTSSAYGANTNIPFDEHQKADHQMSFYAATKKAGETMAHSYAHLYGLPTTMFRFFTVYGPWGRPDMALFKFTKAIEAGEAIDVYNHGRMSRDFTYIDDLVAGITGLIEAVPGDTPVSTQDTLSPVAPFRIVNIGASKPTPLMDYIAALETALETTARKNLMEMQPGDVPATWADTTLLSQLTGYEPQVSVEEGVARFVAWYRGYYAS; translated from the coding sequence ATGCGAACCGCTCTCATCACCGGCACGGCTGGCTTCATTGGCTACCATCTTGCGACTTATCTTCTAGCCTCAGGCTGGCAGGTTGTAGGGCTCGATTGTCTTTCACCTTATTATGACATCGCCTTAAAAAGGCGCCGCCACGCTATGCTGGAGGTCAACGATAATTTCATCCCTGTGATCGGCAAGCTCGAAGATCCAGGGCGCTTAATGGGCCTACTCGCTGACCACAAACCCAATGCGGTGATCCATCTGGCCGCTCAAGCCGGAGTGCGCCATTCAATTGACGCGCCGCGCGACTATCTCGAGGCCAACCTGATAGGTACTTTTGAAGTGCTGGAAGCTGCCCGCGCGCATCCGCCCGAGCATATAATGATTGCCTCCACGTCTTCGGCTTATGGTGCCAATACCAACATCCCTTTCGATGAGCACCAGAAAGCAGATCATCAAATGTCATTTTATGCCGCCACCAAAAAGGCAGGCGAGACGATGGCTCATTCCTATGCACACCTCTATGGTCTACCAACCACGATGTTCCGGTTCTTCACGGTGTACGGCCCCTGGGGTCGACCGGATATGGCGTTGTTCAAGTTCACCAAAGCGATAGAGGCCGGTGAGGCGATCGATGTCTATAACCATGGACGCATGAGCCGAGACTTTACTTATATCGATGATTTGGTGGCGGGTATCACCGGACTGATTGAGGCAGTGCCCGGTGATACGCCTGTCTCTACGCAAGACACCCTGAGCCCAGTTGCCCCTTTCAGGATCGTCAATATCGGGGCCTCAAAACCCACGCCGCTGATGGATTATATTGCTGCGCTAGAAACCGCGCTAGAGACCACCGCCCGAAAGAACTTGATGGAGATGCAGCCAGGAGACGTGCCGGCAACCTGGGCAGACACCACTTTGTTGAGCCAGCTTACCGGCTATGAGCCTCAGGTTAGTGTCGAAGAGGGTGTCGCCCGTTTTGTCGCTTGGTACCGAGGTTATTATGCCAGCTGA
- a CDS encoding fasciclin domain-containing protein → MTFKTLVASSTAAIALATAAFAMNPTVGGAPMLEERNIIENAVNSPIHTTLVAAVQAADLVDTLQGEGPFTVFAPVNDAFAKLPAGTVETLLKPENKAMLQKVLTAHVVAGDWSAADIIAAAKSSPDGFYHFNAVSGDALSAKVVGGNVFIFDESGNAGKVTVADVDQSNGVIHVVNAVLVPK, encoded by the coding sequence ATGACATTCAAGACACTTGTTGCCTCATCGACCGCTGCAATCGCCCTGGCCACTGCGGCTTTTGCCATGAATCCCACCGTTGGTGGCGCGCCAATGCTCGAAGAGCGCAACATCATCGAGAATGCTGTCAATTCCCCGATCCACACCACTTTGGTTGCCGCCGTTCAGGCAGCTGATCTGGTGGACACCTTGCAGGGCGAAGGCCCATTCACCGTGTTTGCGCCAGTGAATGACGCGTTTGCCAAACTGCCCGCTGGTACGGTTGAGACACTGCTAAAACCTGAAAACAAGGCAATGCTGCAGAAGGTGCTGACCGCCCACGTCGTGGCTGGTGACTGGTCGGCAGCCGATATCATCGCGGCAGCCAAGTCGAGCCCTGATGGCTTTTATCATTTCAACGCCGTGTCCGGGGATGCTCTGTCCGCCAAGGTTGTTGGTGGCAACGTCTTCATCTTCGACGAAAGCGGCAATGCGGGCAAAGTCACCGTGGCCGATGTGGATCAATCCAATGGTGTGATCCACGTGGTGAACGCGGTTCTGGTCCCGAAATAA
- a CDS encoding DUF4394 domain-containing protein, translated as MFRFTAWTSTLALLAAPVMADGHASTMGYALSGDSTSLMVMDSIATPDQVRSITLSTPVRSIAWRPVTRELVGFADGMIVTINPMTGETMDQSATFTDDAIIADGSVVAFDFNNKIDAVRAVGSTGENLVYFPSDFGDKRANSVRRFTDLFYAKGDMSEGVEPLIFANAYTNAINGAKAGGTFQYALDARANALVSLANNAGTLESIGLITIGGEPADVLPVGGFDIVSPEEGADAAYAVLQIDGQDTAGLYAIDVTSGAATLLADLGTSDVSSFAVSTGM; from the coding sequence ATGTTTCGTTTTACAGCTTGGACCTCAACCCTCGCCCTTCTTGCGGCTCCGGTGATGGCCGACGGCCACGCAAGCACGATGGGCTACGCCCTGTCCGGCGATAGCACCAGCCTGATGGTGATGGACAGCATCGCCACGCCAGATCAAGTGCGCAGCATCACGCTGTCTACACCGGTTCGGTCCATAGCTTGGCGTCCGGTGACCCGCGAGTTGGTTGGGTTCGCCGATGGCATGATCGTGACGATCAATCCCATGACCGGAGAGACAATGGACCAGTCCGCCACGTTCACGGACGACGCCATTATAGCTGACGGCTCTGTGGTTGCGTTCGACTTCAACAACAAGATCGATGCGGTGCGCGCGGTTGGCTCCACGGGCGAGAACCTAGTCTATTTCCCAAGTGACTTTGGCGATAAGCGCGCGAACTCCGTCCGCCGCTTCACAGATCTGTTTTATGCTAAGGGTGACATGTCGGAAGGCGTCGAGCCTTTGATCTTCGCAAACGCCTACACAAACGCTATCAACGGCGCAAAGGCGGGCGGTACCTTCCAATACGCACTAGACGCGCGCGCAAATGCGCTCGTGAGCCTGGCAAACAACGCCGGTACACTTGAATCCATCGGCCTGATCACAATCGGTGGTGAACCGGCCGACGTTTTGCCGGTTGGCGGCTTCGACATCGTCTCGCCAGAAGAGGGCGCGGACGCGGCCTACGCTGTTCTGCAAATCGACGGGCAAGATACAGCCGGGCTCTATGCAATCGATGTGACATCAGGTGCGGCAACCCTGCTCGCGGATTTGGGCACGTCGGACGTCTCTAGCTTTGCAGTGTCGACGGGTATGTAA
- a CDS encoding ArdC family protein: MTAEKFDVYSHVTNQIIAQIEAGAPPWRKPWTGGGTGGSLPERFNGKAYRGINILMLWATAMAKDYSSARWMTFNQVKQLGGHVRKGEKSATVVKYGTVEREDENGEERQIPYAKAYRVFNADQIDGLPAEFYILPDPPRDLGTVADPAMEAFFAATGAQIDVTKEPRAYYSIKTDRIHMPPIATFHRATGYYGTLAHELTHWTGATKRLDRLGRFNDRKLYAFEELVAEIGNCMLCTQIGVEPEFGQSAAYVEGWLEAMKEDSRAIFRAASEAQKAVDYIMERTAQADRMAAE, translated from the coding sequence ATGACCGCAGAGAAGTTTGACGTTTATTCCCATGTCACCAATCAGATCATCGCGCAAATCGAGGCGGGGGCGCCGCCTTGGCGCAAGCCGTGGACCGGTGGAGGGACAGGGGGTAGCTTGCCGGAACGGTTCAACGGCAAGGCCTATCGGGGCATCAACATCCTGATGCTTTGGGCAACAGCGATGGCGAAAGACTACAGCTCAGCCCGCTGGATGACGTTCAATCAGGTCAAACAGCTTGGGGGCCATGTCCGCAAGGGTGAGAAATCCGCTACCGTGGTGAAATACGGCACCGTCGAGCGCGAGGACGAGAACGGCGAGGAACGCCAGATTCCCTATGCCAAGGCCTACCGCGTGTTCAACGCCGACCAGATCGACGGCTTGCCCGCCGAGTTCTACATCTTGCCCGATCCGCCCCGTGATCTTGGCACCGTGGCAGATCCCGCGATGGAGGCTTTCTTTGCCGCGACCGGCGCGCAGATCGATGTGACCAAGGAGCCGCGCGCCTACTACAGCATCAAGACCGACCGCATCCATATGCCGCCAATCGCGACCTTTCACAGAGCCACAGGATATTACGGTACCTTGGCGCATGAGCTGACCCACTGGACAGGGGCAACAAAGCGGCTGGACCGCTTGGGCCGGTTCAATGACCGCAAGCTCTACGCGTTCGAGGAACTGGTCGCCGAGATTGGCAATTGCATGCTTTGCACCCAGATCGGGGTGGAGCCTGAATTTGGGCAAAGTGCCGCCTATGTTGAAGGATGGCTGGAGGCAATGAAGGAAGACAGCCGCGCGATTTTCCGCGCTGCGTCCGAAGCGCAGAAGGCCGTGGATTATATCATGGAGCGTACCGCGCAGGCCGATCGGATGGCCGCCGAGTAA
- a CDS encoding anti-sigma factor gives MSQQGDHNDDAALAGEYVLHLLEGDERAAFEARLALEPALRDLVRDWDESFVAMAEGIAPVAPPGSVKDELNAALFPDTVKPKRSLWSLLVGGVTVAVIVVGAVLLTPVLMQNPSFDPTFTANVVADDGTLVVAARFIAETGALELTREAGAARSGRVLELWLIAEGTDTPVSLGVLPAEVETQIDVSPDIAERLVNGLLAISDEPPGGSPTGAPTGEVLAVGPVTST, from the coding sequence ATGAGCCAGCAAGGAGATCATAACGACGATGCGGCCTTGGCCGGTGAGTACGTCTTGCATCTTCTTGAAGGGGATGAGCGGGCTGCCTTTGAAGCGCGGTTGGCCTTGGAGCCAGCCTTGCGCGACCTGGTGCGCGATTGGGATGAGAGCTTTGTCGCTATGGCCGAAGGAATTGCGCCTGTCGCCCCACCGGGGTCGGTCAAAGACGAACTCAACGCCGCACTTTTCCCGGACACAGTCAAACCTAAGCGGTCCTTGTGGTCCTTGCTGGTCGGTGGTGTGACCGTCGCTGTGATTGTGGTGGGGGCTGTCTTACTGACCCCTGTACTGATGCAGAATCCAAGCTTTGATCCCACCTTCACTGCGAATGTCGTAGCGGACGACGGCACGCTCGTTGTTGCGGCGCGCTTCATTGCAGAGACGGGTGCGCTTGAGTTGACCCGCGAGGCGGGTGCCGCGCGCTCGGGCCGTGTGCTGGAGCTTTGGTTGATTGCCGAGGGTACAGATACGCCTGTGTCCCTGGGCGTACTGCCTGCTGAGGTGGAAACACAAATCGACGTGTCACCAGACATCGCTGAGAGACTGGTAAATGGTCTATTGGCTATCAGCGATGAACCTCCTGGCGGCTCGCCGACAGGGGCGCCTACTGGTGAAGTTCTGGCGGTTGGGCCTGTGACAAGCACCTAA